A genomic window from Nocardioides sp. BP30 includes:
- a CDS encoding acyl-CoA dehydrogenase family protein, with the protein MGRLAQTEGLTDIQEEILKTVHDFVEERIIPVAQELEHSDTYPTEIVEGLKELGVFGIMIPEEYGGLGESLLTYALCVEEIARGWMSVSGVINTHFIVAHMLMNHGTEEQKQKYLPRMATGEVRGAFSMSEPGLGSDVSAVSTKAVKQDDGSYEITGNKMWLTNGGTSTLVAVLTKTDEGAESVYRNMTTFLVEKTPGFGEVEQGITVPGKIDKMGYKGIDTTEMVFDHHRIAAEQILGGEPGKGFFQMMDGVEVGRVNVAARACGLAIRGFELGITYAQQRHTFGKAIAEHQAILFRLAEMATKVETAHAMMVRAARLKDTGERVDVDAGMAKMLASEYANEVVEDSFRIHGGYGYSKEYEIERLMREVKFMLIGEGTSDIQKMIIGRQLLKEYKA; encoded by the coding sequence ATGGGCCGCCTTGCTCAGACCGAAGGTCTCACCGACATCCAGGAGGAGATCCTCAAGACCGTCCACGACTTCGTGGAGGAGCGGATCATCCCGGTGGCCCAGGAGCTGGAGCACTCCGACACCTATCCGACCGAGATCGTCGAGGGCCTCAAGGAGCTCGGCGTCTTCGGCATCATGATCCCCGAGGAGTACGGCGGGCTCGGCGAGTCGTTGCTGACCTACGCGCTGTGCGTGGAGGAGATCGCGCGTGGCTGGATGAGCGTCTCCGGCGTGATCAACACCCACTTCATCGTGGCGCACATGCTGATGAACCACGGTACCGAGGAGCAGAAGCAGAAGTACCTGCCCCGGATGGCCACCGGCGAGGTCCGCGGCGCGTTCTCGATGTCCGAGCCAGGTCTGGGCTCGGACGTCTCCGCCGTCTCGACGAAGGCGGTCAAGCAGGACGACGGCTCCTACGAGATCACCGGCAACAAGATGTGGCTGACCAACGGCGGCACCTCGACGCTTGTCGCCGTCCTGACCAAGACCGACGAGGGTGCCGAGTCCGTCTACCGCAACATGACGACCTTCCTGGTGGAGAAGACGCCGGGCTTCGGCGAGGTCGAGCAGGGCATCACGGTGCCCGGCAAGATCGACAAGATGGGCTACAAGGGCATCGACACCACCGAGATGGTCTTCGACCACCACAGGATCGCCGCCGAGCAGATCCTCGGTGGTGAGCCCGGCAAGGGCTTCTTCCAGATGATGGACGGCGTCGAGGTGGGCCGGGTCAACGTCGCCGCCCGCGCCTGCGGCCTGGCGATCCGCGGCTTCGAGCTCGGCATCACCTACGCGCAGCAGCGGCACACCTTCGGCAAGGCGATCGCCGAGCACCAGGCGATCCTGTTCCGGCTCGCGGAGATGGCCACCAAGGTCGAGACCGCACACGCCATGATGGTCCGGGCCGCGCGCCTGAAGGACACCGGCGAGCGCGTCGACGTCGACGCAGGGATGGCCAAGATGCTCGCCTCCGAGTACGCGAACGAGGTCGTCGAGGACTCCTTCCGCATCCACGGCGGCTACGGCTACTCCAAGGAGTACGAGATCGAGCGGCTGATGCGCGAGGTGAAGTTCATGCTGATCGGCGAGGGCACCTCCGACATCCAGAAGATGATCATCGGCCGCCAGCTGCTCAAGGAGTACAAGGCCTGA
- a CDS encoding endonuclease/exonuclease/phosphatase family protein → MGSHRGHRAPRPRRRIPILPALAGLLGLALVAGLVVDLTAGGPVSGLFTTSASSTSGSPSGSTSGRPTAGQVEVAAPAKVVPGERLARHVPTAAELDAIFAKRGLERVGKGGTRVTEFKVSSFNVLGAIHTSTKKSAHPRWPSGPSRVGRVAALLRSYDISVVGMQELETPQLRAFEGAAPEYAVYPGTSVGGTPSDNSIAWRTADWTLVEADLTPIPYYGAPVRMPHVLLRNKHTGRLVWFANYHNPSDDHGNAQGKRNEAVRIEAALVKRLSADGTPVIQTGDFNDRQEAACPMMTQADMHASDGAEISGGSCRVPMKPYPTVDWVFGTGDVDFSGHVADWSTRDREISDHEMIRTSATVAARTSEKGCLTRTVGGKKLWWCPRAETSPSAG, encoded by the coding sequence GTGGGCAGCCATCGCGGTCACCGCGCGCCCCGGCCGCGTCGGCGCATCCCGATCCTGCCGGCCCTCGCGGGCCTGCTCGGCCTCGCCCTGGTCGCCGGCCTGGTGGTCGATCTGACCGCTGGCGGTCCGGTCAGCGGCCTGTTCACGACCTCGGCCAGCTCGACCTCCGGCTCGCCCTCCGGCTCGACTTCCGGCCGTCCTACGGCGGGACAGGTGGAGGTCGCGGCCCCGGCGAAGGTCGTCCCCGGCGAACGCCTGGCGCGCCATGTGCCGACCGCTGCCGAACTCGACGCCATCTTCGCCAAGCGCGGCCTGGAGCGGGTGGGCAAGGGCGGCACGCGCGTGACCGAGTTCAAGGTCTCCTCCTTCAACGTCCTGGGCGCGATCCACACCTCGACCAAGAAGAGCGCCCACCCTCGCTGGCCCAGCGGCCCCTCCCGCGTCGGCCGGGTGGCCGCCCTCCTGCGCAGCTACGACATCAGCGTCGTCGGGATGCAGGAGCTCGAGACGCCGCAGCTGCGCGCGTTCGAAGGCGCCGCCCCCGAGTACGCCGTCTACCCGGGTACGTCGGTCGGCGGGACGCCCTCGGACAATTCGATCGCCTGGCGCACGGCCGACTGGACACTGGTCGAGGCGGACCTGACCCCCATCCCCTACTACGGGGCGCCCGTGCGGATGCCGCACGTGCTGTTGCGCAACAAGCACACCGGCCGGCTGGTGTGGTTCGCGAACTACCACAACCCCTCCGACGACCACGGCAACGCTCAGGGCAAGCGCAACGAGGCGGTCCGGATCGAGGCCGCACTGGTCAAGAGGCTGTCGGCCGACGGCACGCCGGTGATCCAGACCGGCGACTTCAACGATCGTCAGGAGGCGGCCTGCCCGATGATGACGCAGGCCGACATGCACGCCTCCGACGGCGCCGAGATCTCCGGCGGCAGCTGCCGGGTGCCGATGAAGCCCTATCCGACGGTGGACTGGGTCTTCGGCACCGGCGACGTCGACTTCAGCGGCCACGTGGCGGACTGGAGCACGCGCGACCGCGAGATCAGCGACCACGAGATGATCCGCACCAGCGCCACGGTAGCGGCGCGCACCTCGGAGAAGGGCTGCCTGACCCGCACCGTCGGCGGCAAGAAGCTGTGGTGGTGCCCGCGCGCCGAAACGTCACCTTCGGCGGGTTGA
- a CDS encoding DUF6752 domain-containing protein, giving the protein MSIKDRLSRSAAPTAELERRVAELEAEVQECRNVNLRVAELTDLVTQLLVPLAAGDQERVRELVERYHASL; this is encoded by the coding sequence TTGAGCATCAAGGACCGGCTGAGCCGCAGCGCCGCGCCGACGGCGGAGCTGGAACGGCGCGTGGCCGAGCTCGAGGCCGAGGTGCAGGAGTGCCGCAACGTCAATCTTCGGGTGGCCGAGCTGACCGACCTGGTCACCCAGCTGCTGGTGCCCCTGGCCGCCGGCGACCAGGAGCGGGTGCGGGAGCTGGTCGAGCGATACCACGCCTCCCTCTGA
- a CDS encoding endonuclease/exonuclease/phosphatase family protein: MTPRRPRPLDALLIGVLVLIVAGVVLLQLHLGKDKTTATSSPTATPTYQPTSSVVSASPSPSTAPSVTGSSGVPSTTPGASGAPGATGAPNAGALQSSLAAQAQSLAAQQPATFQVATLNVLGSSHTSAKGDEAGRPSGVWRMARSISVLSQHGVDVVGLQEFETIQAQTFLDQTHGAWQIYPGLTGDTRDAIAWRTDVFEAVQEQVVQIPYFNGSEVDMPVVLLRDRKSGKEVYFFNVHNSADTYKYHHQQGNRTGAMAREVQLIKQMHGYHIPVIFTGDLNERADAYCLFTAQAPLHAAYGGTNTTTGCAAPSIGGSIPIDWIFGTPDVTFSDPVMDHSGLVRAATDHPFYTATVTLH; encoded by the coding sequence ATGACGCCGCGACGTCCTCGTCCGTTGGACGCCCTGCTGATCGGCGTGCTGGTCCTGATCGTGGCCGGTGTGGTGCTGCTCCAGCTCCACCTCGGCAAGGACAAGACGACGGCCACGTCCTCTCCGACAGCCACGCCGACCTACCAGCCGACCTCGTCGGTGGTCAGCGCCAGCCCGTCGCCGTCGACCGCGCCCTCCGTGACCGGATCCTCCGGCGTTCCCTCGACCACACCCGGCGCCTCCGGGGCTCCCGGAGCGACAGGCGCCCCGAACGCGGGCGCGCTGCAGTCCTCCCTGGCCGCCCAGGCGCAGTCGCTGGCCGCCCAGCAGCCGGCGACCTTCCAGGTCGCCACGCTCAACGTGCTCGGCTCCTCGCACACCAGCGCCAAGGGCGACGAGGCCGGCCGGCCCTCCGGCGTGTGGCGGATGGCGCGCTCGATCTCGGTGCTGAGCCAGCACGGGGTGGACGTGGTCGGGCTGCAGGAGTTCGAGACCATCCAGGCGCAGACCTTCCTCGACCAGACCCACGGCGCGTGGCAGATCTACCCCGGCCTGACCGGCGACACCCGCGACGCGATCGCGTGGCGGACCGACGTCTTCGAGGCGGTCCAGGAGCAGGTCGTCCAGATCCCGTACTTCAACGGCTCCGAAGTGGACATGCCGGTGGTGCTCCTGCGCGACCGCAAGAGCGGCAAGGAGGTCTACTTCTTCAACGTGCACAACTCGGCCGACACCTACAAGTACCACCACCAGCAGGGCAACCGGACCGGTGCCATGGCGCGCGAGGTGCAGCTGATCAAGCAGATGCACGGCTACCACATCCCGGTCATCTTCACCGGCGACCTCAACGAGCGCGCGGACGCCTACTGCCTGTTCACCGCCCAGGCCCCGCTGCACGCGGCGTACGGCGGCACGAACACCACGACCGGCTGCGCGGCTCCCTCGATCGGGGGCAGCATCCCGATCGACTGGATCTTCGGCACCCCCGACGTGACGTTCTCCGATCCGGTGATGGACCACTCCGGCCTCGTCCGGGCCGCCACCGACCACCCGTTCTACACCGCTACCGTGACGTTGCACTGA
- a CDS encoding endonuclease/exonuclease/phosphatase family protein, translated as MRLGASVLAGVVAATLGIGLLTGTSSASANDAVAVGPASSDRLTTPAAASTSFRVATFNVLGNSHTTAHGDESTRPSGTKRMTQAVQAINEGRPSIIGFQEMERVQYAAFKSQTGGTYGTYPGDDTDQLVVANNIAWRTDTWRLMSATTFTVPYFYGKYSRRPLVLLQNIRTGQEVYVMNTHNPADVRGNALAWRNQGVAIEAALITRLRSTHPGIPVLFTGDMNDWSNFYCPVTSRAPVHAAYGGTHAFTPTDQCSPPTFVSGKTSYRPIDWILGTPDVTFSGATRLKDATVAVASDHPLYWADATVKTPAASATGITHVVAIDAEGLTSSALTKSGGRHAPFLNSLRAAGASTLDARTAPDSTKVLPNAIGMLTGRKVLKKGGGGHGVKGSGDDGKTVASHAMGYVSSVYDVVHDFGRSTALYSSDPNAKLIKRSWSKAHGAADRVGGNNGTKKIGKSVISSTDKALTASFRKGTAHLKAFSLVQLTGAVRAGQKSGWSSKKYRSAVKTVDHRIASIVHAVRADPATAASTLVIVTASAGGKGHATGGSKKADFRVPFIVWGRGVPAHQDLYALNPALLGPGSANPGLTVGQPVRNAMVADLATTALGLPAVPGSIFDSGRDLNVAHAPVATLPHDPALQPAATAAARAG; from the coding sequence ATGCGTCTCGGAGCATCGGTCCTCGCTGGCGTCGTGGCGGCAACGCTCGGCATCGGCCTCCTCACCGGCACCTCGAGTGCCTCGGCCAACGACGCGGTCGCGGTCGGTCCTGCCTCCTCCGATCGCCTGACCACCCCCGCAGCCGCGAGCACGAGCTTCCGCGTCGCCACCTTCAATGTGCTCGGCAACAGCCACACCACAGCCCACGGCGACGAGTCCACCCGGCCCTCGGGCACCAAGCGGATGACGCAGGCGGTGCAGGCCATCAACGAGGGCCGACCCTCGATCATTGGCTTCCAGGAGATGGAGCGGGTCCAGTACGCGGCGTTCAAGAGCCAGACCGGCGGCACCTACGGCACCTATCCCGGTGACGACACCGACCAGCTCGTCGTGGCGAACAACATCGCCTGGCGCACCGATACCTGGCGGCTGATGTCGGCGACCACCTTCACGGTGCCGTACTTCTACGGCAAGTACTCCCGCCGCCCGCTGGTGCTGCTGCAGAACATCCGCACCGGCCAGGAGGTGTACGTGATGAACACCCACAACCCGGCCGACGTGCGCGGCAACGCGCTCGCGTGGCGCAACCAGGGCGTGGCGATCGAGGCGGCGCTGATCACCCGGCTGCGCTCGACCCACCCGGGCATCCCGGTGCTGTTCACCGGTGACATGAACGACTGGAGCAACTTCTACTGCCCCGTCACCTCCCGGGCACCGGTGCACGCGGCGTACGGCGGCACGCACGCCTTCACCCCGACCGACCAGTGCTCCCCGCCGACCTTCGTCAGCGGCAAGACGTCGTACCGGCCGATCGACTGGATCCTCGGCACGCCCGACGTCACCTTCAGCGGTGCCACCCGGCTGAAGGATGCGACAGTCGCCGTGGCGAGCGACCACCCGCTGTACTGGGCCGACGCGACGGTCAAGACGCCGGCGGCGTCCGCGACCGGCATCACCCACGTCGTCGCGATCGATGCGGAGGGCCTGACCTCGAGCGCCCTGACCAAGTCCGGGGGGCGCCACGCACCGTTCCTCAACTCGCTGCGCGCCGCCGGCGCCTCCACGCTCGACGCCCGTACGGCGCCGGACAGCACCAAGGTGCTGCCCAACGCGATCGGGATGCTGACCGGCCGCAAGGTGCTGAAGAAGGGCGGCGGCGGCCACGGCGTGAAGGGCTCGGGCGACGACGGCAAGACGGTCGCCTCCCATGCGATGGGATATGTCTCCTCGGTCTACGACGTGGTGCACGACTTCGGCCGCAGCACCGCCCTGTACTCCAGCGACCCGAACGCGAAGCTGATCAAGCGCTCCTGGTCCAAGGCGCACGGGGCCGCTGATCGGGTCGGCGGGAACAACGGCACCAAGAAGATCGGCAAGTCGGTGATCTCCTCGACCGACAAGGCCCTGACGGCCTCGTTCCGCAAGGGGACCGCACACCTCAAGGCGTTCTCGCTGGTCCAGCTCACCGGTGCTGTGCGCGCCGGCCAGAAGAGCGGCTGGAGCAGCAAGAAGTACAGGTCGGCGGTCAAGACGGTCGACCACCGGATCGCCTCGATCGTGCACGCCGTGAGGGCCGACCCGGCCACGGCGGCCAGCACGCTGGTGATCGTCACGGCCAGCGCCGGGGGCAAGGGGCACGCCACGGGCGGGTCGAAGAAGGCTGACTTCCGGGTGCCTTTCATCGTGTGGGGTCGCGGTGTGCCCGCACACCAGGACCTCTACGCGCTCAACCCGGCCCTGCTCGGCCCGGGCTCGGCGAACCCCGGCCTGACGGTGGGACAGCCGGTCCGCAACGCGATGGTCGCCGATCTCGCGACCACCGCCCTGGGCCTGCCGGCGGTCCCCGGCAGCATCTTCGACAGCGGCCGCGACCTCAACGTCGCGCACGCCCCGGTGGCCACGTTGCCGCACGACCCCGCGCTCCAGCCGGCCGCCACCGCTGCAGCGCGCGCCGGCTGA
- a CDS encoding magnesium transporter MgtE N-terminal domain-containing protein, which yields MSTTPVRVYAARLVGLPIFDPQGDQVGKVRDLVVSMRREGRQPRVLGLVAEVFGRRRIFVPMTRVTTIDSGQVYTTGLLNMRRFQQRSTETLVIGQMLDRQVTIRSNGVTGTVYDVAMEQARNRDWVLSRVAVQEPSGKKLGPASLRRRGQTHVVDWSDVDGLAHRSPTQGATHLLQAIQEMKAADAATMIHDLPPERRLQVVTGLDDERLAEVLEELPEDDQVEIMALLDSERAADVLEEMSPEDAADLIADLPPETAETLLELMEPEEAEDVRRLMSYAENTAGAMMTPEPVILGPDATVADALAHVRNPELTPAQAAVVYVCRPPLETPTGKYLGIAHIQRLLREPPSSLVAGALDEALEPLQPTSTLDDVAAVMATYNLVAAPVVDEDGHLVGAVTVDDLLDHLLPENWREHAKEGRHG from the coding sequence GTGAGCACCACCCCCGTCCGTGTCTACGCCGCCCGCCTGGTCGGCCTGCCGATCTTCGACCCCCAGGGGGATCAGGTCGGCAAGGTGCGTGACCTCGTGGTGTCGATGCGTCGCGAAGGCAGGCAGCCGCGCGTCCTCGGCCTGGTCGCCGAGGTGTTCGGGCGCCGCCGGATCTTCGTCCCGATGACCCGCGTGACGACCATCGACAGCGGCCAGGTCTACACCACCGGCCTGCTCAACATGCGCCGCTTCCAGCAGCGCTCCACCGAGACCCTGGTCATCGGCCAGATGCTCGATCGGCAGGTCACGATCCGCTCCAACGGCGTCACCGGCACGGTGTACGACGTCGCGATGGAGCAGGCCCGCAACCGGGACTGGGTGCTCTCGCGGGTGGCGGTGCAGGAGCCGTCGGGCAAGAAGCTCGGCCCGGCCAGTCTGCGCCGCCGCGGTCAGACCCACGTCGTCGACTGGAGCGACGTGGACGGCCTGGCCCACCGCTCCCCCACCCAGGGCGCCACCCACCTGCTGCAGGCGATCCAGGAGATGAAGGCCGCCGACGCGGCCACGATGATCCACGACCTACCGCCGGAGCGGCGTCTCCAGGTGGTCACCGGGCTCGACGACGAGCGCCTCGCCGAGGTGCTCGAGGAGCTGCCCGAGGACGACCAGGTCGAGATCATGGCGCTGCTGGACTCCGAGCGCGCCGCCGACGTCCTCGAGGAGATGTCCCCCGAGGACGCCGCCGACCTGATCGCGGACCTCCCGCCGGAGACCGCCGAGACGTTGCTCGAGCTGATGGAGCCCGAGGAGGCCGAGGACGTCCGCCGGCTGATGTCCTACGCGGAGAACACCGCCGGCGCCATGATGACGCCCGAGCCGGTGATCCTCGGCCCGGACGCCACCGTCGCCGACGCGCTGGCGCACGTGCGCAACCCGGAGCTGACTCCTGCCCAGGCGGCGGTGGTCTACGTCTGCCGCCCCCCGCTGGAGACGCCGACCGGCAAGTACCTGGGCATCGCGCACATCCAGCGGCTGCTGCGCGAGCCTCCCTCCTCGCTGGTCGCCGGCGCGCTCGACGAGGCACTGGAGCCGCTCCAGCCGACCAGCACGCTCGACGACGTGGCAGCCGTCATGGCGACGTACAACCTGGTGGCGGCGCCTGTGGTGGACGAGGACGGCCACCTCGTCGGGGCTGTCACCGTCGACGACCTGCTGGACCACCTGCTGCCGGAGAACTGGCGCGAGCACGCGAAGGAGGGCCGCCATGGCTGA
- a CDS encoding DUF1003 domain-containing protein, giving the protein MAETRRTRLDTPLEARRPLVRRPSFSPDAFGKFAEEFARFMGTARFLFWMSVFIVVWVLWNTLAPSGWRFDPYAFLFLTLMLSLQASYAAPLILLAQNRQEARDRVIAEHDRRVNAQGQADMEFLAREIASLRMALGEVATRDYIRSELRSLLAELEDRGPQSASSEDEAG; this is encoded by the coding sequence ATGGCTGAGACCCGACGCACCCGCCTCGACACCCCGCTGGAGGCCCGCCGCCCGCTCGTCCGACGGCCGAGCTTCTCCCCCGACGCGTTCGGCAAGTTCGCCGAGGAGTTCGCCCGCTTCATGGGGACGGCGCGCTTCCTGTTCTGGATGAGCGTCTTCATCGTCGTGTGGGTGCTGTGGAACACGCTCGCCCCCTCGGGGTGGCGGTTCGATCCCTACGCGTTCCTCTTCCTGACCCTGATGCTCTCCCTGCAGGCCTCCTACGCCGCCCCGCTGATCCTGTTGGCCCAGAACCGTCAGGAGGCCCGGGACCGGGTGATCGCCGAGCACGACCGGCGGGTCAACGCCCAGGGGCAGGCCGACATGGAGTTCCTCGCCCGCGAGATCGCCTCGTTGCGGATGGCGCTGGGCGAGGTCGCCACCCGCGACTACATCCGTTCCGAGCTGCGCTCGCTGCTCGCGGAGCTCGAGGACCGCGGTCCGCAGTCCGCCTCGTCCGAGGACGAGGCCGGATAG
- a CDS encoding Mrp/NBP35 family ATP-binding protein: protein MDTVSTLLDQVNAALATVNDPEIKRPITELGMVEKVDVSDTGVVSTKVLLTVAGCPLKDTINRDVTAALAKVPGVTDVVLELGVMSDEQRTAMRNSLTGGAAQREIPFAQPGSLTKVFAIASGKGGVGKSSTTVNLAVSMARQGLKVGLVDADIYGHSIPAMLGVADSRPTQVDDLIMPVPTASGVSVISIGMLKPRRDQVVAWRGPMLDRALRQMLADVYWGDLDVLLLDLPPGTGDIAISLGQHLPNAEIVVVTTPQEAAAEVAERAGTMAEMMHQRVVGVVENMSYLPCPHCGDEHRIEIFGSGGGARVAETLSQRFGTSVPLLGQIPLDLSLREGGDVGKPIVESDPTAPAAVVLTDIATRLAGRGRGLAGLQLGLTPSNKF from the coding sequence TTGGACACCGTGAGCACCCTCCTCGACCAGGTCAACGCCGCACTGGCCACCGTCAACGACCCGGAGATCAAGCGACCGATCACCGAGCTGGGGATGGTGGAGAAGGTCGACGTCTCCGACACCGGGGTCGTGAGCACGAAGGTGCTGCTCACGGTCGCCGGCTGTCCGCTCAAGGACACCATCAACCGCGACGTGACCGCCGCGCTCGCCAAGGTCCCCGGCGTCACCGACGTCGTGCTCGAGCTCGGCGTGATGAGCGATGAGCAGCGCACCGCGATGCGCAACTCGCTCACCGGCGGCGCCGCCCAGCGCGAGATCCCGTTCGCCCAGCCCGGCTCGCTGACGAAGGTCTTCGCGATCGCCTCCGGCAAGGGCGGGGTCGGCAAGTCGTCGACCACGGTCAACCTCGCCGTCTCGATGGCTCGGCAGGGTCTCAAGGTCGGCCTGGTCGACGCCGACATCTACGGTCACTCGATCCCGGCGATGCTCGGCGTCGCCGACTCGCGCCCGACGCAGGTGGACGACCTGATCATGCCCGTGCCGACAGCCTCGGGCGTCTCGGTCATCTCGATCGGCATGCTCAAGCCGCGTCGCGACCAGGTCGTCGCCTGGCGTGGACCCATGCTCGACAGGGCCCTGCGCCAGATGCTCGCCGACGTCTACTGGGGAGATCTGGACGTGCTGCTCCTCGACCTCCCGCCCGGCACCGGCGACATCGCCATCTCGCTCGGCCAGCACCTGCCCAACGCCGAGATCGTCGTGGTGACGACGCCGCAGGAGGCGGCCGCGGAGGTCGCCGAGCGCGCCGGCACGATGGCCGAGATGATGCATCAGCGCGTGGTCGGCGTGGTCGAGAACATGTCCTACCTGCCCTGCCCGCACTGCGGCGACGAGCACCGGATCGAGATCTTCGGCTCCGGCGGCGGCGCCCGCGTCGCCGAGACGCTCTCCCAGCGCTTCGGTACGTCGGTCCCTCTGCTCGGCCAGATCCCCCTCGACCTGTCGCTGCGCGAGGGCGGCGACGTCGGCAAGCCGATCGTCGAGTCCGACCCGACCGCTCCGGCAGCCGTCGTGCTGACCGACATCGCGACCCGACTGGCCGGCCGTGGGCGCGGCCTGGCCGGGCTGCAGCTCGGGCTGACGCCTTCGAACAAGTTCTGA
- a CDS encoding sec-independent translocase, with protein MFGIGFPELLVIAFVAVLVFGPDKLPDLARQAAGLVRRGRTIANTVRDELREELGPEYADLELTDLDPRRFVARQVREAVLAADAAEAADADLPPLDAGELPPYDLDAT; from the coding sequence ATGTTCGGCATCGGCTTCCCCGAGCTGCTGGTGATCGCCTTCGTGGCGGTGCTGGTCTTCGGCCCGGACAAGCTGCCGGACCTCGCGCGCCAGGCGGCGGGGCTGGTGCGTCGGGGGCGGACGATCGCCAACACCGTCCGTGACGAGCTGCGTGAGGAGCTCGGCCCGGAGTACGCCGACCTCGAGCTCACCGACCTGGATCCCCGCCGGTTCGTGGCGCGTCAGGTCCGTGAGGCGGTGCTCGCCGCGGACGCCGCGGAGGCCGCCGACGCCGACCTTCCGCCGCTCGACGCGGGCGAGCTGCCGCCCTACGACCTCGACGCGACCTGA
- a CDS encoding phosphatase PAP2 family protein, with protein MNLDLRLLDWIAAHRTDALTDLARTMMAGGGSRALGVGLIVVFVLGLAVDQVGAVWIAIAAGGTASAIATALKALVDRPRPPADLALVSTTGTSMPSTIAALTAGAALALLLGLRWRSPRMRRLAAAVLGFVVVVVGAAMVYLGAHWLSDVLAGWALGAGVAVAFGVPFARLRSRGG; from the coding sequence GTGAATCTCGACCTGCGACTGCTCGACTGGATCGCAGCACATCGCACGGACGCGCTCACCGACCTCGCCCGCACGATGATGGCCGGTGGCGGCTCGCGCGCGCTGGGCGTGGGTCTGATCGTGGTCTTCGTCCTCGGGCTCGCCGTCGACCAGGTCGGGGCGGTCTGGATCGCCATCGCGGCCGGCGGCACCGCAAGCGCCATCGCCACAGCCCTCAAGGCCCTCGTCGACCGGCCTCGACCCCCCGCGGATCTCGCCCTGGTGTCCACCACGGGGACCTCGATGCCCTCCACGATCGCCGCCCTGACCGCCGGCGCCGCGCTCGCCCTGCTCCTGGGGCTGCGCTGGCGCTCCCCGCGGATGCGCCGACTGGCGGCAGCGGTGCTCGGATTCGTCGTGGTCGTCGTCGGTGCGGCCATGGTGTACCTGGGCGCTCACTGGCTCAGTGATGTCCTCGCCGGCTGGGCGCTGGGGGCCGGCGTGGCTGTGGCCTTCGGTGTGCCGTTCGCCCGGCTGAGGTCGCGCGGAGGATAG